One window of Mauremys reevesii isolate NIE-2019 linkage group 4, ASM1616193v1, whole genome shotgun sequence genomic DNA carries:
- the TNKS1BP1 gene encoding 182 kDa tankyrase-1-binding protein isoform X2, giving the protein MNMEASQGLTCASSSSSLNPGATMASQTHPLHSSPPCPTSNGGTGARGGEPAGSPRTGDTRLKPPVGPKPRTLPKPAVPAKPCTPPPSPGSRPPRLEFPSAEKINLLAGPKPYSGSSTSLKRLSFSLKSPPAETSTVKGAPPPAVRALPSTTEERSLAPVTPPAGGPLGVLKGAALFKVKPVPVVAKPERFPGTTVEEILAKMEHPRKEGPGSPDLAWGRRSTFSPDSSSRFGPKSYAAFWRHPSAEGGEGDAVTPGFEASWESGSPEAQERRASCGDKPVAGRTKREGSPSPIGERPPEPPDGEAERDSGTASRNSGSSPASANCDGDQSGRRKPPSPPGFSLARTCPIPVAPAELPLGPAPGTSAGLARAPGAPILPAEHPASAPGSPAVPVELPALGSTPTDTELPSKVGPGFPGTPESLAKIPIGLFPAPGAPDAPAEPCRRISRSLGSLEVPGEGSPPPSSLPAGLAPGTPDASTELPHSPPAVQALSPGPPDAPAKLPHSSPTGQAMAPGSPDTPARFPHSPPAGRALAPGAHDAPTELTHSPPAGRVLAPGPPDARAELPPRITHSPGAPEAPVSSPETPNLCPKLPTRVSRSPGSPDRPAESLVSPYSPPSPERGSPSPLSDAEPCAGPAPADESLRCPQLGLRRSSDGVVQLPDKGLGMGVLGGSLAALPRGGPPHSGPPLEGESNWSLSQSFEWAFPSRTAEWEPPRSPIREADDSGLSEQGDSDGEGLAPTPKGSEERSSSERLDWQDAEAAGSSAHLDGATGAPCDQGATEVGGTEATCPGGPVAETEPAVAELKGPAVVDEAGTVWEEQGRPLLDAPLRLTEPKPGQERAALILLSDTPRPAGANRCQEDNLVLGLAPVRSCQEGPRPGEEGSEPHPNARWLDELLASPPPSADETKRKGTPEPRDPAGPEDLLGWSRKDLCSEFGIRGAHRAGEFGWATDPGTGKTDWPGSYRASETEQDREFGTGTQDWSGAYKETELLGDSSVGHGNWPDAYGMGDGCQKDGEFSPSKPDWSSQYNTGGADSPDGEFSTRKLDWTSTYGIGDGAQQDKRFSTSKPDWTCEHSVGDTARQDRDFGTGKPDLACEHSAGDTDQQDREFGTGKPDWTRQPGVGDTAWQDREYGTSKPDWTRQPGVGDTAWQDREYGTSEPDWTYDHGGGNTDQPDREFGTSKPDWINMYGVGDTDQQDRELGTSKPSWPLEHGVGDTDQQDRELGTSKPGWPLEHGVGDTDQQDRELGTSKPGWPLEHGVGDTDQPDREFGTSKLDWPLKHGVGDTDQPDRELGTSKLDWTREYGISDTNHQGKEFGAGKPAWTQDCSAKTNEQGREWTCEYDVGNTTQQDKPDWTCEFGVGDGARQDRAFSPDKPAWLGEYGVHHTDRESAFGSGVGDSDSAAQEPGAGKPGWSGTDWQESKFPFARRDCASDFRIRGAEHESQFGVIGTERAGGFGLSTLDPSGAVGTLGPAELGETRTDWAGYTRTVDLDEPREAGVGQSDWTQELGLSGTDPSVGLGAIRPEEPSRGWMDWTNELSVSSMDPSSSLRVGGSDTPREPGVGQPDGASDLGPGGPATASGFESMGPAETRVRQTDWSRELGSGDEGSAETREAGAGQMDWASEVGIVHGKQTYATAMAGLEPHGDSGSNSPRLSGPSPLLEEMLAKAAAQRRSTGEERGPLPAPDAHTPPSPQEEDGGPRPEGDGAPSPSDATDGGWLPTEARRLSQPGRHVSEPSPPGEDFAFLEDMEVLDSAIYRSRANLGRKRGHRAPATRPAGSLGLSEVEAADWMFRDSTEPRTVRWASSDEEMVEEPQSRRARPSPVAKGMKVPLFPGLNTSALKAKLRGRNRSAEEGAQLGEAKPATPKEPHVQRSKSCKIPGVGGKPLVLPPKPEKSSGSDAASPHWLQVLKLKKKKS; this is encoded by the exons ggGCTGACGTGTGCATCAAGTTCATCGAGCCTCAACCCAGGTGCCACCATGGCCTCCCAGACGCACCCCCTGCATTCCTCACCTCCCTGCCCTACCTCCAATGGCGGCACGGGGGCCAGAGGTGGGGAGCCGGCGGGCAGCCCTAGGACAG gtgACACTCGCCTGAAGCCGCCGGTCGGGCCCAAACCCCGCACGCTGCCCAAGCCGGCTGTACCAGCCAAGCCCTGCACCCCGCCGCCATCCCCTGGGTCGCGGCCCCCCCGCCTCGAGTTCCCCTCTGCCGAGAAGATCAACCTGCTGGCGGGTCCCAAGCCGTACAGTGGCAGCAGCACCTCCCTTAAACGCCTGTCCTTCAGCCTCAAGAGCCCCCCAGCGGAGACCTCCACTGTGAAGGGGGCACCGCCACCCGCAGTCAGAGCCCTGCCCTCTACCACAGAAGAGAGATCGCTGGCTCCTGTGACGCCCCCTGCGGGGGGGCCCCTAGGAGTTCTCAAGGGCGCTGCCCTGTTCAAAGTGAAGCCAGTGCCGGTGGTGGCCAAGCCGGAGCGCTTCCCCGGAACCACGGTGGAAGAGATCTTGGCCAAGATGGAGCACCCCCGCAAAGAAGGTCCGGGCAGTCCCGACCTGGCCTGGGGCCGGCGCTCAACCTTCAGCCCTGACAGCAGCTCCCGCTTCGGGCCCAAAAGCTATGCCGCCTTCTGGAGACACCCTAGTgctgagggaggggaaggtgaCGCTGTCACCCCTGGCTTTGAGGCCTCCTGGGAATCTGGGTCCCCGGAAGCTCAGGAGAGAAGAGCGTCCTGTGGCGACAAGCCGGTCGCTGGCAGGACGAAGAGAGAAGGAAGCCCGAGTCCCATTGGAGAACGCCCGCCAGAGCCCCCAGACGGAGAAGCAGAGCGAGACTCTGGCACAGCCTCCAGGAACAG TGGCTCTTCCCCGGCCAGCGCCAACTGCGACGGGGACCAGTCCGGACGCAGGAAGCCGCCATCCCCCCCTGGT TTCTCCTTGGCCCGGACCTGCCCCATCCCCGTGGCTCCTGCTGAGCTCCCACTTGGGCCGGCCCCCGGCACCTCTGCTGGCCTTGCCCGGGCCCCAGGGGCCCCCATCCTTCCTGCCGAGCATCCTGCCTCAGCCCCAGGGTCCCCCGCTGTGCCTGTCGAGCTCCCTGCACTTGGCTCCACCCCTACCGACACTGAGCTCCCCTCCAAGGTCGGGCCTGGCTTCCCAGGCACCCCAGAGTCTCTGGCTAAGATCCCCATAGGACTGTTTCCGGCCCCCGGTGCCCCAGACGCTCCAGCTGAGCCCTGCCGCAGAATCTCCCGCTCCCTGGGGTCTCTGGAGGTTCCTGGTGAGGGGTCCCCACCTCCATCTAGTCTCCCCGCAGGCCTGGCACCAGGCACTCCGGATGCCTCCACAGAGCTCCCTCatagcccccctgcagtgcaggcCCTGTCACCAGGCCCCCCTGATGCCCCTGCCaagctcccccacagctcccctacAGGGCAGGCCATGGCACCAGGCTCCCCTGATACCCCTGCCAggttcccccacagcccccctgcagGGCGGGCCCTAGCACCAGGCGCCCATGATGCCCCCACAGAgctcacccacagcccccctgcaGGGCGGGTCCTGGCACCAGGCCCCCCTGATGCCCGTGCTGAGCTGCCCCCCAGAATTACTCACTCCCCAGGGGCCCCCGAAGCGCCTGTTtcatccccagagacccccaatCTGTGTCCTAAGCTCCCCACCAGAGTCTCTCGGTCTCCGGGGTCCCCTGATAGACCTGCTGAGTCCCTGGTGTCCCCATATAGCCCCCCATCTCCTGAGCGGGGCTCCCCTTCACCCCTCAGCGATGCGGAGCCATGTGCGGGGCCTGCACCAGCGGACGAGAGCCTCCGGTGTCCACAGCTGGGGCTACGGCGCTCCTCAGACGGGGTGGTGCAGCTGCCAGACAAGGGGCTAGgaatgggggtgctggggggctccctggctgccctgccTCGGGGAGGGCCCCCTCACTCCGGGCCACCCCTGGAGGGCGAGTCCAACTGGTCCCTGTCGCAGTCGTTTGAGTGGGCGTTCCCATCCCGGACTGCGGAGTGGGAGCCCCCCAGGTCCCCCATCAGAGAGGCGGATGACTCCGGCCTCTCTGAGCAGGGGGACTCGGATGGGGagggcctggcccccacccccaaagggtCTGAGGAAAGGAGCAGCTCAGAGAGGCTGGATTGGCAGGACGCCGAGGCTGCTGGGAGCTCTGCCCACCTAGATGGTGCCACGGGGGCCCCATGTGATCAGGGAGCAACTGAGGTGGGAGGCACGGAGGCCACATGTCCTGGAGGCCCCGTGGCAGAAACGGAGCCGGCCGTGGCTGAGCTGAAGGGCCCTGCAGTGGTGGATGAGGCGGGCACTGTctgggaggagcagggcaggccACTCCTGGATGCCCCCCTGCGTCTGACCGAGCCGAAACCAGGCCAGGAGAGAGCCGCCCTCATCCTGTTGTCTGACACTCCCCGGCCAGCTGGTGCCAACCGATGCCAGGAGGACAACTTGGTGCTGGGCCTGGCGCCGGTGAGGAGCTGCCAGGAGGGCCCGAGGCCGGGCGAGGAGGGTTCTGAGCCGCATCCCAATGCCCGCTGGCTGGATGAGCTGCTGGCATCGCCCCCGCCCAGTGCTGATGAGACCAAGAGAAAGGGCACGCCtgagcccagggaccctgcagggcCAGAG gatcTCCTGGGCTGGTCGCGGAAGGATCTGTGCAGCGAGTTCGGCATCAGAGGGGCCCACCGGGCTGGTGAGTTTGGCTGGGCCACAGATCCAGGCACGGGGAAGACCGACTGGCCCGGCAGTTACAGAGCCAGTGAGACGGAGCAGGATCGGGAGTTTGGCACCGGCACACAGGACTGGAGCGGTGCATACAAAGAGACGGAGCTGCTGGGCGATTCCAGTGTGGGCCACGGAAACTGGCCCGACGCCTACGGCATGGGGGACGGTTGCCAGAAGGACGGGGAGTTCAGCCCCAGTAAGCCAGACTGGAGCAGCCAATACAACACCGGTGGTGCTGACAGCCCGGATGGGGAGTTCAGTACCAGGAAACTGGACTGGACCAGCACCTACGGCATTGGGGACGGTGCCCAGCAGGACAAGAGGTTCAGTACCAGCAAGCCGGACTGGACCTGTGAGCACAGTGTCGGTGATACAGCCCGGCAGGACAGAGACTTCGGTACCGGCAAGCCAGACTTGGCCTGTGAGCACAGTGCCGGTGATACCGACCAACAGGATAGAGAGTTCGGTACCGGCAAGCCAGACTGGACCCGCCAGCCCGGTGTCGGTGATACAGCCTGGCAGGATAGAGAGTACGGCACCAGCAAGCCAGACTGGACCCGCCAGCCCGGTGTCGGTGATACAGCCTGGCAGGATAGAGAGTACGGCACCAGCGAGCCAGACTGGACCTATGATCATGGTGGTGGTAATACAGACCAGCCGGATAGAGAGTTCGGTACCAGCAAGCCAGACTGGATCAACATGTACGGTGTTGGAGATACAGACCAACAGGACAGAGAGTTGGGTACCAGCAAGCCAAGCTGGCCCCTCGAGCACGGTGTCGGAGATACAGACCAACAGGACAGAGAGTTGGGTACCAGCAAGCCAGGCTGGCCCCTCGAGCACGGTGTCGGAGATACAGACCAACAGGATAGAGAGTTGGGTACCAGCAAGCCAGGCTGGCCCCTCGAGCACGGTGTCGGAGATACAGACCAGCCGGATAGAGAGTTCGGTACCAGCAAGCTAGACTGGCCCCTCAAGCACGGTGTCGGAGATACAGACCAACCGGATAGAGAGTTGGGTACCAGCAAGCTAGACTGGACCCGTGAGTACGGTATCAGTGATACCAACCATCAGGGTAAGGAGTTTGGTGCTGGGAAGCCAGCCTGGACCCAGGACTGCAGTGCCAAGACCAATGAGCAGGGTAGAGAGTGGACCTGCGAATACGATGTTGGCAATACCACCCAGCAGGACAAGCCAGATTGGACCTGCGAGTTCGGGGTCGGTGATGGTGCCCGGCAGGACAGAGCTTTCAGCCCTGACAAACCAGCTTGGCTTGGTGAATATGGCGTTCACCATACAGACCGGGAGAGTGCCTTTGGCTCTGGTGTTGGAGACTCCGACAGCGCGGCCCAAGAGCCTGGTGCCGGGAAGCCTGGGTGGAGCGGCACCGACTGGCAGGAGAGCAAGTTCCCCTTCGCTAGAAGGGATTGTGCCAGTGATTTCAGGATCAGAGGAGCTGAGCACGAAAGCCAGTTCGGCGTCATTGGGACTGAGCGGGCGGGTGGCTTTGGCTTGAGCACTTTGGATCCATCTGGTGCCGTTGggaccctgggcccagcagagcttGGAGAGACCCGGACTGACTGGGCTGGCTATACCAGGACTGTGGACCTGGATGAGCCGAGAGAGGCTGGTGTGGGGCAGTCCGACTGGACCCAAGAGCTAGGCCTCAGTGGCACAGATCCCTCTGTCGGCCTGGGAGCAATCCGTCCTGAGGAGCCCAGCAGGGGATGGATGGACTGGACAAACGAACTGAGCGTGAGCAGCATGGATCCCTCCAGCAGTCTGAGGGTGGGGGGCTCCGATACACCCAGAGAGCCTGGCGTGGGGCAGCCAGATGGGGCCAGTGACCTTGGCCCGGGAGGCCCAGCCACAGCCAGTGGCTTTGAGAGCATGGGCCCGGCAGAGACCAGAGTGAGACAGACTGACTGGAGCCGTGAGCttggctctggggatgagggctccgctGAGACCAGGgaggctggagcagggcagaTGGACTGGGCCAGCGAGGTCGGGATCGTACATGGGAAACAAACCTATGCCACAGCCATGGCTGGCTTGGAGCCACATGGAGACAG TGGCTCCAACAGCCCCCGGCTCTCCGGCCCGAGCCCCCTGCTGGAAGAGATGTTGGCCAAGGCAGCAGCCCAGCGCAGGAGCACCGGAGAGGAGAGGgggccacttcctgcccccgacgCCCACACGCCCCCCTCGCCGCAGGAGGAGGATGGCGGGCCCCGGCCCGAGGGGGATGGCGCGCCCAGCCCATCGGATGCCACGGATGGGGGCTGGCTGCCGACAGAGGCGAGGCGGCTGAGCCAGCCAGGGCGCCACGTGAGCGAGCCCTCCCCACCAGGCGAGGACTTCGCCTTCCTGGAG